A single genomic interval of Lepisosteus oculatus isolate fLepOcu1 chromosome 12, fLepOcu1.hap2, whole genome shotgun sequence harbors:
- the rif1 gene encoding telomere-associated protein RIF1 isoform X1: MRYRERGATRMMATVHPNSSSLIPLLECLEDSSVPPTEQTDAYLTIANRLSGEDGRQFIPAVLKDVSRLSEVLKGHILSRNTELCQAALQALGYCVFHSSVVSGIPESKAEELLLALNTIAIKSADKNICTRALWVISKQNFSPELIGQKVPEILKMLEAVRAREDIQSAVVEHEALNVIIRLLEQAPVQMGEGAVRWAKLVVPLVVHSASKVRLRAAAALEMGMPLLVEKQQEVAAIAEPLMASKLIPELQKLFLSKNESNVLKLWPLFVRLLGRSLHRGGPFINALLHLEELGFRSSSPVVKKIAFIAWKSLIDNFALNPDILCSTKRLKLLMQPLSSIQVKTEALTLTKLEVWWYLVVKLGPHLSTNFEQVGVPLVQSTISSDSVLPSPATPARNASNPNSTVGQATPKTGPHSFPGSAATPRMTLSSSVHLLPAYPSIQLLGLEMLLHFLLGPEVQAVSAQERLQLSLEPLTHPLLASTSFFCKHSGVIISAVKDGFVAIGKEAPDSLLILIWKYLIGFVTAAVETAGSKKERQGSEALTLLLQALQSIVSSEALPAHRTLGLLEATVKGIPQKILGSPAYQVANMDVLNGTPALFLILLFYHNSLLGSCLTDERFFLCLETLVSSGFSGPTSPLAFSESVLSVVHRSADRMTNKEHLWRMWSIIVTPLTQSIMQTNEVNQGDALEHNFTAVHSALMLPITHLLSVKGFPQMTMKSLLRTWSELYRTFARCSALVATVEENVCCEELCIKMASGLDKEALSNPSTLEAVVSILTVIIECVDFSPYTPKFQQKTKSPHTPLSWTRKKSRPLGNLSAFLTLLERCLQCLPPPPPQPGPEGAPAAAAGLAGLLSSLFGGLSLAAAIREALSRLVAPLAVFYEQSAKTQNDVPKFYSSLGLKLEKLLGEILTCLQTRYTMAYDDELLAQLAPWLSVVFLHKSKQVRNQVAQFWNSTFAKVPTLQYPQQLRSVLSQVKQKIPIILPGFEAVEVDDEFSTQDSDSSSQLDTKISGMEVKTAGKRDSMLTRAADLKESAAPSPKPVAVKLDFGSPKIPRREFLLEEEKSVDFVFIPPEPKERVLTEHQKEVLRTKRVDIPVMYNNLDASQDTTLFSQYSQSQEDSVDNKTTNEKAEDAPGQEVNCEVQEEKMEAEEVPAVHKLDPEVDKDDSSVPAEMGTAEEEAAEKGSQSDVGPSKSAALTLGGKATGEESAVETEETSANISSSSVSSEIVLATPQKNASRRQSFITLEKYNSQGKASSPAQDGTFTGSPVSGVSKSDSQEDTETQTEDQTPEQSPCPDVEEEASLEENGSQRQDCSKREKAQDVAEKEEEKPEAEHPGISPSVATEEEEDEDECIPDTQTEPLRSDGASSVAEEVRSGSEEDAKDEAPSAESKENTPPTEDSEEQQVETQSSQTLSSPSEPRRSSRRRSKPVRPGETSESPERDGKDKLNKRNLKGKESKSLERKSAEVLVGRSEEQKGSSSVSSQMETRSQVHTAKKSKATPEGEERVRRRTNSSAVAEAEASQGGEAEDGTQESSQGRGRYRTRRSSQGLLSSIENSESDGSESREESLKDRKTSKRGKPSKRVDAQVTEGPPKNEQTGRGSVESEKMDIGSELEKQNTSLLQASGPEISTDTSMACETSTQAEPEEISEEQAHKTDDVTAALDAETSAKASGSENDASLRDESQSAKTPVENCSAEPPSASQSAGRRPLLHVCSHGKRARGRKRFKSCNCRIVAALRQGHARKLGKEEPELAEKNKTFSAGDELISENGASNLDGAPRGEGVLSSDNSVFEPSDVSSPLCSNGPVLCATSTGDLNPAGESEEKSDRVAPEGLKEQESVESSVPGNESSVEPAERQGVEVDDEAKPDSIETLVEEVSGKQGDKERPDFQQTEQMPEEPELSVCEDGGVGPEDQKKLEEEGEEMMESNCIEAAEVPLNNATVDEGLIELFSVSKQTLETTCLDSPPKQKDCNTAVAEHEVGQSPTSAKPRGFWSPTASPSTSILKKGQKRTLEDDTPSPLHKTRRVSFANPIHQQELADDIDRRSPVIRTSSSSPRSRNSTSSALSSATQQKFVTTPTKALLSLSPRSLHSPGFKSSKKCLISEMGKEPKPIPKDCVFPALVSCTAPVEAVLPQLTSNMWQRGFGQLVRAKNIKTVGDLSALTPSEIKSLPIRSPKLSNVKKALKMYHEQQRKVSSDDLKGFDETEKMTSEPEEKEAPVSSEEKTATDVAGVPVPAVDAKPVDIMTAVQALGTRLTEEELGSLSARQLVLMHEQLSDMMKTIVVQLQSRVGTPLGQSSP, encoded by the exons CGAGCGAGGTGCTACAAGGATGATGGCAACCGTTCACCCCAATAGCTCCAGCCTGATCCCCCTGCTCGAGTGCTTGGAGGATTCCTCTGTCCCTCCGACAGAACAGACGGACGCCTACCTGACGATTGCGAA CCGTCTCAGTGGAGAAGATGGACGACAGTTTATTCCTGCAGTTTTAAAAGACGTTTCACGGCTTAGTGAGGTATTAAAG GGGCACATTTTGAGTCGGAATACGGAGCTCTGCCAAGCAGCGCTGCAGGCTTTGGGTTACTGTGTGTTTCACAGCAGCGTCGTCTCTGGCATCCCAG aaagcaAAGCCGAAGAACTGCTTTTGGCTCTCAACACTATCGCTATCAAATCGGCCGATAAGAACATATGCACGAGAGCGCTTTGGGTGATTTCGAAGCAGAACTTCTCGCCTGAACTAATTGGCCAAAAG GTGCCTGAAATTCTAAAAATGCTAGAAGCAGTGCGAGCCAGGGAAGACATACAGTCTGCTGTAGTGGAACATGAAGCTCTGAACGTTATTATAAG GCTGCTGGAGCAGGCTCCTGTTCAGATGGGCGAGGGCGCGGTCAGGTGGGCCAAGCTGGTCGTTCCCCTAGTGGTCCACTCGGCGTCCAAGGTGCGCCTGCGGGCGGCGGCCGCCCTGGAGATGGGCATGCCGCTTCTGGTCGAGAAGCAGCAGGAGGTGGCTGCCATTGCAGAGCCCCTCATGGCCAGC AAGCTGATACCAGAATTGCAGAAATTGTTTCTGTCCAAAAACGAGAGCAACGTGCTGAAGCTCTGGCCCTTATTCGTCAGGTTGCTGGGAAGG TCTCTGCACCGCGGCGGGCCTTTCATCAACGCCCTCTTGCACCTGGAAGAGCTGGGCTTCCGGAGCAGCTCCCCCGTTGTGAAGAAAATTGCCTTCATTGCCTGGAAAAGCTTGATTGATAACTTCGCCCTGAATCCAG ACATCCTGTGCAGTACCAAACGTCTGAAGTTACTGATGCAGCCCCTCAGCTCTATCCAAGTGAAGACTGAAGCTCTGACACTAACTAAACTGGAAGTGTGGTGGTATTTGGTGGTGAAGCTAGGACCACATCTTTCTACTAACTTTGAACAG GTGGGGGTTCCTTTGGTCCAGAGCACAATAAGTAGTGACTCCGTTCTGCCGTCTCCTGCAACTCCTGCGAGAAACGCGTCGAACCCCAATAGCACTGTTGGTCAGGCGACACCGAAAACGG GCCCTCACTCCTTCCCGGGCTCCGCTGCTACCCCCCGGATGACTCTGAGCAGCAGCGTGCACCTGCTGCCGGCTTACCCCTCCATCCAGCTGCTCGGCCTGGAGATGCTGCTGCACTTCCTGCTGGGGCCCGAGGTGCAGGCGGTATCCGCGCAGGAGAGGCTCCAGCTCAGCCTGG aacctcTAACGCATCCACTACTTGCCAGCACTTCGTTTTTCTGCAAGCATTCAGGTGTAATCATCAGCGCTGTGAAGGATGGCTTTGTTGCAATTGGAAAGGAGGCTCCAG ATTCCTTGCTCATTCTTATCTGGAAGTATTTGATTGGATTTGTGACAGCAGCAGTGGAGACAG CCGGCAGTAAGAAGGAGAGACAAGGCTCGGAGGCTTTGACCCTGCTGTTGCAAGCCCTGCAGTCTATCGTGAGCTCAGAAGCACTTCCTGCTCATCGAACCCTG GGTCTTCTTGAAGCCACAGTGAAAGGAATCCCTCAGAAAATATTGGGGTCACCAGCCTACCAGGTAGCCAATAtggatgttttaaat GGAACTCCTGCACTGTTCCTGATTCTCCTGTTCTATCACAACAGCTTGCTAGGATCCTGCTTAACAGATGAGAG GTTTTTCCTCTGCTTGGAGACCCTGGTCAGCTCTGGTTTCTCTGGCCCCACGTCTCCACTGGCGTTCAGCGAATCGGTTTTGAGCGTGGTCCACCGCAGTGCCGATCGGATGACTAACAAAGAGCATCTCTGGAGGATGTGGAGCATCATAGTCACCCCTCTGACTCAAAGCATCATGCAG ACCAATGAAGTGAACCAAGGGGATGCTCTGGAACACAACTTCACTGCTGTGCACAGTGCCCTGATGCTGCCCATCACTCATCTCCTGTCTGTGAAGGGATTCCCACAG ATGACGATGAAATCCCTGTTGCGGACCTGGTCTGAGCTCTACAGGACGTTTGCTCGCTGCTCGGCTCTGGTGGCCACGGTGGAGGAGAATGTCTGCTGCGAGGAGCTTTGCATTAAGATGGCGTCAGGGCTGGACAAAGAGGCTCTTTCG AACCCGTCGACGCTGGAAGCGGTCGTTAGCATTTTAACGGTCATTATCGAATGCGTGGACTTCTCGCCTTACACCCCCAAGTTTCAACAGAAGACCAAAT CCCCTCACACGCCGCTGAGCTGGACGCGGAAGAAGAGCCGGCCCCTGGGGAACCTGAGCGCCTTCCTGACGCTGCTGGAGCGCTGCCTGCAGTGtctcccgccgccgccgccgcagcCCGGTCCCGAAGGAGCcccggccgccgccgccggcctCGCCGGCCTCCTCTCCTCGCTCTTCGGCGGCCTGTCGCTGGCCGCCGCCATCCGGGAGGCGCTGTCCCGGCTCGTCGCCCCCCTCGCCGTCTTCTACGAGCAGAGCGCCAA gacTCAAAATGATGTGCCAAAGTTTTATTCCAGCCTTGGACTTAAG CTCGAGAAGCTGCTGGGAGAGATTCTGACCTGCTTGCAGACTCGCTACACCATGGCTTATGACGATGAACTTCTGGCACAGCTGGCTCCCTGGTTAAGTGTTGTGTTCCTTCACAAAAGCAAACAGGTGCGCAACCAGGTAGCCCAGTTCTGGAATTCCACGTTTGCCAAGGTGCCCACGTTGCAGTATCCTCAGCAGCTCAG GAGTGTTCTGAGCCAGGTAAAGCAAAAGATTCCCATTATTCTTCCTGGTTTTGAAGCGGTGGAAGTAGATGATGAATTCAGCACACAGGATTCCGATTCT AGTTCCCAGCTGGACACAAAAATCAGTGGCATGGAAGTGAAAACTGCGGGCAAGAGGGACTCGATGCTCACAAGAGCAGCTGACCTGAAGGAGAGTGCTGCCCCGTCACCGAAACCCGTGGCT GTGAAGCTGGATTTTGGATCTCCCAAGATCCCCCGTAGAGAGTTCCTACTGGAAGAGGAGAAGTCGGTGGATTTTGTGTTTATACCCCCTGAGCCCAAGGAACGGGTGCTGACGGAACACCAGAAGGAGGTTCTGAGGACAAAAAG AGTTGATATTCCAGTCATGTACAACAATCTTGATGCCTCTCAAGATACGACATTGTTCTCTCAGTACAGTCAGAGCCAAGAGGATTCAGT ggaTAATAAGACTACTAATGAGAAGGCTGAAGATGCTCCAGGACAGGAGGTGAATTGTGAG gttcAGGAGGAAAAAATGGAAGCTGAAGAAGTCCCTGCCGTGCACAAATTGGACCCAGAGGTAGATAAGGACGACAGCAGTGTGCCTGCTGAAATGGGAACGGCTGAAGAGGAAGCAGCTGAAAAAGGTTCCCAGTCTGATGTGGGACCATCAAAATCGGCAGCCCTTACACTGGGGGGTAAAGCCACAGGGGAGGAGAGCGCCGTGGAGACAGAGGAGACCAGCGCCAACATCAGCAGCAGCTCAGTCTCTTCTGAAATTGTGTTGGCGACACCCCAAAAAAACGCAAGCCGTCGCCAATCATTCATTACGCTGGAGAAGTATAATTCACAAGGAAAGGCATCCAGTCCTGCTCAGGATGGCACTTTCACAGGCTCGCCGGTTTCTGGGGTCTCGAAGTCTGACAGCCAGGAggacacagagactcaaacgGAAGACCAGACCCCAGAGCAAAGCCCCTGTCCCGATGTGGAAGAGGAAGCTTCTCTAGAAGAAAACGGCAGCCAACGTCAGGATTGCTCGAAACGCGAGAAAGCACAGGACGTGGCGGAGAAGGAGGAAGAGAAGCCTGAAGCAGAGCATCCTGGAATCAGTCCCAGCGTGGCtaccgaggaggaggaggatgaagacGAGTGTATTCCCGATACGCAGACTGAGCCGCTCAGATCAGATGGGGCGAGTTCGGTGGCTGAAGAGGTACGTTCAGGCAGCGAAGAAGATGCAAAAGATGAAGCTCCTTCTGCAGAGTCCAAGGAGAACACCCCTCCCACGGAGGATTCTGAGGAGCAGCAGGTAGAGACCCAGTCATCTCAGACCCTGTCCAGTCCGAGCGAGCCCAGGCGCTCTTCGAGACGTCGAAGTAAGCCTGTACGCCCCGGGGAAACCTCAGAAAGCCCAGAGAGAGACGGCAAAGACAAACTGAACAAGAGGAACTTGAAGGGTAAGGAAAGCAAGTCCCTTGAAAGAAAATCTGCCGAGGTTCTGGTAGGTCGAAGTGAGGAGCAGAAGGGCTCCTCGTCCGTTTCCAGTCAAATGGAAACTCGGTCGCAGGTTCACACTGCCAAGAAGAGTAAGGCAACTCCAGAAGGGGAGGAGAGGGTGAGGAGGAGAACCAACTCAAGCGCTGTGGCGGAGGCTGAAGCCTCGCAAGGGGGCGAAGCAGAGGATGGGACTCAAGAGTCTTCCCAGGGACGGGGCAGGTACAGGACGAGGAGATCCTCCCAGGGCCTGCTGTCCAGTATTGAGAACTCCGAGTCGGACGGTTCAGAGAGTCGGGAAGAAAGCCTTAAAGACCGAAAGACCTCAAAAAGAGGCAAGCCTAGCAAACGTGTAGACGCTCAAGTGACGGAGGGCCCACCCAAAAACGAACAAACGGGAAGAGGTTCGGTGGAATCTGAAAAAATGGACATTGGCAGCGAATTGGAAAAACAGAACACAAGTCTCTTACAAGCCTCTGGTCCAGAGATTTCTACCGACACCAGCATGGCTTGTGAGACTTCAACCCAGGCTGAGCCGGAGGAGATTTCCGAAGAACAGGCTCATAAAACGGATGATGTAACGGCGGCTCTCGATGCCGAAACATCGGCGAAGGCTTCCGGTTCGGAAAACGACGCTTCTTTAAGAGATGAAAGCCAGAGTGCGAAGACCCCGGTAGAGAATTGTTCTGCCGAGCCCCCGAGTGCCTCTCAAAGCGCAGGGAGGCGCCCGCTCCTGCACGTGTGCTCTCATGGCAAGCGAGCCCGGGGGCGCAAGCGGTTCAAGAGCTGCAACTGCCGGATAGTGGCGGCCCTGCGGCAGGGGCATGCACGGAAGTTAGGCAAGGAAGAGCCAGAACTGGCTGAAAAGAATAAGACTTTTTCGGCGGGCGATGAGCTTATTTCTGAAAACGGGGCCTCAAATCTTGATGGCGCGCCCCGCGGGGAAGGCGTTTTAAGCTCCGATAATAGCGTGTTTGAGCCCAGTGACGTGAGTTCCCCGCTGTGCTCTAATGGTCCGGTGTTATGCGCGACATCCACGGGTGACCTGAATCCGGCGGGTGAATCGGAAGAGAAGTCGGACAGGGTCGCGCCGGAGGGGTTGAAGGAACAAGAGAGCGTGGAATCCTCGGTCCCTGGAAATGAAAGCTCTGTGGAGCCGGCTGAACGCCAAGGTGTAGAAGTGGATGACGAGGCCAAGCCAGACAGTATAGAAACCCTAGTGGAAGAAGTCTCTGGCAAGCAGGGGGACAAAGAGCGCCCAGATTTCCAGCAGACTGAACAGATGCCGGAAGAGCCGGAGCTCTCCGTGTGTGAAGATGGTGGTGTGGGTCCCGAGGATCAGAAGAAACTAGAAGAGGAAGGGGAGGAAATGATGGAGTCTAACTGCATTGAAGCTGCTGAAGTCCCTCTAAACAATGCTACTGTTGACGAGGGACTAATTGAACTGTTCTCCGTGTCTAAGCAGACTTTGGAAACCACATGTTTAGATTCCCCACCCAAGCAGAAGGATTGTAACACTGCTGTTGCAGAACATGAGGTGGGTCAGAGCCCCACCAGTGCAAAGCCGCGTGGCTTTTGGTCTCCTACTGCGTCTCCTTCCACAAGTATCCTCAAGAAAGGGCAGAAGAGGACCCTGGAAGATGATACTCCCTCCCCACTCCACAAG ACTCGGCGCGTGTCTTTTGCCAACCCAATTCATCAGCAAGAGCTGGCTGATGATATCGATCGACGTAGCCCGGTCATCAGGACGTCGAGCAGCTCCCCACGGTCCAGAAACAGCACTTCCTCCGCGTTATCATCTGCCACACAGCAAAAG TTTGTGACTACTCCAACAAAGGCTCTATTGAGCCTGAGCCCCCGCAGCCTTCATAGTCCAGGATTCAAGAGCTCGAAGAAGTGCCTG ATATCGGAAATGGGAAAGGAGCCGAAGCCCATCCCCAAGGACTGCGTCTTTCCGGCTTTAGTCAGCTGTACAGCACCAGTGGAGGCCGTCCTTCCACAGCTTACTTCTAATATGTG GCAGCGTGGATTTGGTCAGCTCGTTCGAGCGAAGAATATCAAGACAGTGGGTGATTTAAGTGCTCTCACACCTTCAGAAATCAAATCGCTCCCTATACGCTCACCAAAGCTGTCCAATGTGAAGAAAGCACTTAAAATGTATCACGAGCAACAG CGAAAGGTAAGCAGTGATGATCTGAAAGGCTTTGATGAAACTGAGAAAATGACCTCTGAACCAGAAGAGAAAGAGGCTCCGGTCAGTAGTGAGGAGAAGACTGCAACAG ATGTGGCTGGAGTACCGGTTCCAGCTGTTGATGCAAAGCCAGTGGACATCATGACTGCGGTCCAAGCTCTAGGAACGCGCCTGACTGAGGAGGAGCTGGGCAGCCTGTCGGCGCGCCAGCTGGTCCTGATGCATGAACAGTTGAGTGACATGATGAAGACCATTGTTGTGCAGCTGCAGTCACGAGTCGGCACTCCACTAGGGCAGAGCTCTCCCTGA